From uncultured Desulfobacter sp.:
GCCATCAGGCGGAACACCGATCTGACGCTGCTGGTGCACAACAATCAGGTCTACGGCCTGACAAAGGGTCAGGCATCCCCGACCTCAGGGTTTGGCATGACAACCGCTCTTCAACCCGATGGGGTCATATCAGAACCGTTCAACGGACCTGCCGTGGCTTTAAGTCTGGGTGCAGGATTTGTTGCCCGGGGATTTTCCGGCAACAAGGACCATTTAAGCGACCTCATACAAAAAGCCATGTCCCATAAGGGCTTGAGCCTCATTGATATCATGCAGCCCTGTGTGTCGTTCAACAAAACCAACACCTTTGAATGGTATAAGGAAAGGACGTATGAAGCGGATAATCCTGAACCTGACAATTTTACACAGGCCATGAAGATGGCCATGGAATGGGGAGATGCCATCCCCATCGGAATCTTTTATCAAACAAAAAAGCCGGATTTTACATCCCGGATAAAAGGACTTGAAAACGGTCCCCTTATCTTTCGGGACTATGATCCGGAAAAAGCCAATGCAATCTTACAGGATTCATGAACGATTAATAGGAAACTAAATCCAGATACTTGAGTTGTTGGCAAAAAGAAGCGAAGGACGGTCACTGCTGCTCGCATACGGATACTGCCGGAAGCATCAAAGCCGGCTCCAAACCGAGGCTCAAGCCCTGGCCAAAACCTGAAATGCAAACGATAGAAACAGATCGTATATGATCATGTGGTCATATACGACCTGTTTCTGTGATGGTTTTCTTCTCCGGCCATGATCCATTGATGTAATTATTCTCTGATGATTTAACAGCCTAAGACAAAAAATCAAAATTTGTTATGTTTGGTCCGAAACTTGAAGAGGTTATGTATAGCCGAAACTTGAGTTTAAATGAGGAGGTTATTCTAAAAAGGAGAGATATATGAAAACAAATTTGGGGTTGTGGATAGATCATCGCAAGGCTGTGATTGTTACAGTTTCGGGCAAGGGTGAGGAAACAAGCGTTATCGAATCAAAAGCAGAAAAACAGGCCGGACGGTTTGACGGGGTACGTTCGACTGACCCGTATGAATCTCAAAAGGTTCAAGCGGATGGCAGACAGGATATAAAATTTATCGATCAACTCAACATTTACTACGATGAGGTCATTTCGATTCTTCGTGACGCCGATTCCATTTTTCTTTTTGGCCCTGGAGAGGCAAAAAATGAGCTGAAGAAACGTTTAGATGATGCCCATCTTGATAACCTCATCCAAGCTGTGGAAACAGTTGATCAGATGACAGATCGCCAGATTGCAGCCAAAGTCCGGGAGTATTACAACTAAAAAATGGATGTCTTCAAGAAACGACCGGACTGGAATGTTATTCGGGACGGTTGTCCGTAATCAGGAGGTAAGTTATGATTGAACAAAATCACCCCCCGGAGGGATCCAAACCGACGTTGAGTGACGTGCTGAAGGAAATTTTACAGCAGTTTAATAGATTCAAAGGCGGTCCTGTCTTAATTCTTGTTGTTGGTGTGATTGTGGTTGTTTTATGGACTGCATGGTTTACCGTCCAACCAGAGGAAACGGGGATTGTACAGCGCTTTGGCAAGGTCATGCGCACGGCCGGTCCGGGACTGCATTTCAAATTGCCTTATGGTATCGAAAAGGTTCGTCTGTTGCCCACGGCTCGGGTGCTCAAAGAAGAATTCGGGTTTCAGACGGTCTTGGTTTCCACCGTTCCCGGTCAAAAAACCCGCTATGATACGAGCGGTAACTACAAGGACGAATCGCTGATGCTCACCGGGGATTTGAACGTCATAGATGTTCAGTGGATCGTCCAGTACCGTATCGAAGACCCGATCCGCTACCTGTTTCAGGTCCGTGACACTTCAAAAACAATCCGTGACACCAGCGAGGCGGTCATGCGCCGCGCGGTCGGCAACCGTCTGGGCAGTGATGTGCTGACCACCGGACGGGTGGCGGTGGCCAGTGAAGCCAAAATCGAAATCCAGAAAATTCTGACGGCCTATAATTCCGGTGTGCGACTGGTTACCGTTGAACTTCAGGATGTGACTCCTCCGGATACGGTAAAACCGGCCTTTAATGAAGTCAACGAATCGCGTCAGGATAAAGAACAAACGATCAATAAAGCCCAGGAACAGGCCAACCGGGAAATTCCCAAAGCCCGGGGGGGGTGGCGACCCAAAGCATCAGTGAGGCCGAAGGTTATGCTCTGGAACGCGTAAACCGGGCCAAAGGTGAGGCCCATCGTTTCGAGGCCATTTTAGGACAATACGAACAGGCGCCGCAGGTTACGCGTCGACGGCTGTATCTGGAGGCCATGACCGATTTCCTGTCAGACATGAAAGGCGTTTATATCGTGGATAAGGACCAGAAGGCCATGGTGCCCTGGCTCCCATTGGAATCCAGTGGGCAACCATCCGCACAAGGGAGGAAACCATGAAATTTACCTTGAAAGCAGTAACCATCGCAATAGCGATGGCGACCGTTATCCTACTCTATGGCGGTCTATATACATTGGAGGAGGGTCTACAGGCCATTGTCGTGCAGTTTGGCCGGCCTGTTGGGGAACCGATAACCGAGGCGGGGCTGCACATGAAACTGCCCTTTGTGCAGGAGGTCCGGCGATTCGAAAAGCGTCTGCTGATCTGGGACGGAGACCCGAACCAGGTTCCCACCAAGGGGCGCGAGTTCATCTGGGTGGATACCACAGCTCGATGGCGGATTGCCGACGCGAAAAAATTCCTGGAGAATGTAGCCAGCGAAGAGGGGGCCCAGTCGCGTTTGAATGATATTCTTGATTCAGTTGTACGCGACCAGGTGTCAAGCAGCGAACTCGTTGAACTCGTGCGCAGCGCATCGTGGGAAGTGCCCGAGGGCGAGGCCCTGAAGGAGATACCAAAGGAGCGCGAAGCCGAACTTAAAAGGGAAATTGCCCGGGGCAGGGAGGAGATCACCCGAACAATACTGACGGAAGCACAGAAGATCATCCCGCAATACGGTATTGAACTTGTGGATATGCGCATCAAGCGCCTCGACTACGTTGAAAGCGTCCGTGAAAAGGTCTATGAGCGCATGATTTCCGAGCGCAAGCGCATTGCCGCGCAGTTCCGTTCCGAAGGCGAGGGCCGCAGCGCCGAGATCCTCGGCACAATGGAAAAAGAGCTGCGCCGGATTCGTTCAACGGCCTACCGCCAGGTGCAGGAGGTCCAAGGCAAAGCCGACGCTGAAGCGACGCAAATCTACGGTCAAGCGTACAATAAAAATCCGGAATTCTACGCCTTTTTGCAAACCCTTGAAAGCTACAAAAAGAAAACGAATAAAAATTCTGTATTGATCCTCACCACGGACAGCGACTTCTATCAATATATCAAACAGGCGAGCCCAAGTGGCATTCACCCTGCCCGAGACCTTGAGTCTGGGGGCTTTTAACAATCAATGACAAGGAGTTATTATGAATAAAGAAGAAATTTGTGAAAAAATCAGGAAGATTTATCCAGGTATCGGTAAGTGCGGTATTGATCTAAATGTGAATTACGATGATGAGATCAATCAATGGTGCGTCAGCCTCATAAGGGACGGCAAGAAGCTGAAAACCTATCTGGAGACCGGAGATGCTGAGTTGTGTATCGACGATAAACAATGCATGAGTCTGGGCATAGAGATCGCACAACTAAAAGACAGTATTGACCGGATGCCGGCAGATTGAGATGAATTTGCTTTTTATAACAGCCATGGGCTGACTTGGTCTATCAATACCGAGGCTCAACCCACAACAAAGCATGAAAGTAATTCAGTAACTTATTGGAACTTTTATATAAAAAACACAGATGCAGATGTAAAGGAAAAACAATACATCAAAAGGAGAAGCAACATGGCAAAAAGAATAGAAGTTTATAAATGCGACGTTTGCGGAAATATTGTTGAAATGCTGCATGGCGGTGACGGTGAACTGGTCTGCTGCGGCCAGCCGATGAAATTACAAACTGAAAATACAGTGGATGCCGCCAAGGAAAAACATGTGCCGGTCATTGAGAAGGTTTCCGGGGGAGTCAAGGTCAAAGTTGGAAGTGTCGCACATCCCATGGAAGAGAAACACTCAATTGAATGGATCGAGATCATTGCCGACGGTAAGATATATCGACAGTTTTTAAATCCAGGAGATAAGCCGGAAGCTACTTTTCAGATTAAGGCTGAAAAGATTCAGGCAAGAGAGTACTGCAATCTTCATGGCCTTTGGAGCGCATAATAGGCTCACTGCAGGTGCGAGACAGATACGAATCAACGAAATCACGGTGGGGGGAGGGCGCCCTACGGGGCGCCCTCCATTTCCGGAGGGGACACGGCATGCAGATGCCGATTACAAATCCCAGCAAGGGAAAAAGGAGGCAACAGATTATGCTAGAACTACAGAATCTTTCGTTTGAAGTGCCTGGAATAGAGAATGGGTCGGACATCATTGCGGGCCGATCAATTATAAACGATATCAGTTTTACATTTGAATCAGGCAAGATTTATGCGGTTACCGGTCCCAATGGTTCTGGAAAGTCTACTTTGGCCAAGCTGATCATGGGGATTCATGCACCCAGCCGGGGTATGATCCGGTTCATGGATGAAGATATCACCGACATGGCCATTGATGAGCGCTCCAGGGCCGGTATCGCCTATGGCTTTCAGCATTCAGCCCGATTCAAGGGCATCACCTTCCGGGATCTGCTGGCCATTGCATCGGGACAGGACGATGAAGATACACTGGTCAGAATTCTCTCCCGGGTGGGAATATGTTCCATGGATTTTCTTGACAAGCCCGTGGATGCAAAACTCTCGGGCGGAGAGATCAAAAAGATTGAGATGGCCACCATTATTGCAAGAAGTCCAAAACTGGCAATCTATGATGAGCCGGATACGGGTATTGATCTGTGGACTATCCAGCCCATGGTGGATCTCATTCGCAGGGAGAACCGGGAAAACAACACCACCACCATTGTGGTCAGCCATAACAAGGCCTTTCTTGAGGCAGCCGATACTCTTCTGCTGATTAAAGGCGGAAAAATCGCATATACCGGCGATATTGACGGTGCCAAAGTGATGCTGGATGATCAGGGTATCTGTACATTAAATGATTTATGCCGGGAGGAAAACAATGCTGAATGCTATCGATAAACAAATTTTAAAGGAAGTGGCTGGATTTGAAAAGATTCCGAAAGGGGCTTATAACATACGCAAGAACGGGAAACTGCTCGGCAGGAAAGTTTCTGCGAACATCGACATCCGCACCCATGAAAAAAAAAGCGGGATTATCGTGAAGATAGCACCAGGTACAAAAAACGAGTCACTTCACATTCCGGTAATCCTTTCCCAGGCTGGACTCCATGATATCGTATACAACACGTTTATAATTGGAGAAGACGCTGATGTTACCATTATTGCCGGCTGCGGCATCCATTGTGGCAGCAGTGAGCCGGAAGGTCATTCCGGTATCCACGAATTTGTGATCAAAAAAAATGCCCGGATGGTGTATGTGGAAAAACATACCGCAATAGGCAGCGGGACCGGGAAACGCACCCTCAATCCAACAACAAAGGTCGTTCTGGAGGAAAATGCAAAAGCTGAGATGGAGTTGACCCAGCTTCAAGGAGTCGATCACGCCACACGAAAGAGCGAGGCTGTTGTGGGGCCGGCTGCATCATTGAAGATCACCGAGCGGGTAATGACCGATAACAACCAGATAGCGATTTCAAAAAATGATGTGGTGCTTTCTGGCGTTGACAGCAGAGCCAATATTGTCTCCCGCTCTGTGATCAAAGGAAGTTCTTCCCAGAATTTTGAGATCACCTTAACGGCAGAGGCCCGCTGTTACGGCCATATTGAATGTGATGCCATCATTATGGATAATGGAATAAGCCAGACCATTCCGGCCCTGAAAGCCCTGCATCCCGATGCCGAAATGACCCATGAGGCGTCCATCGGTAAAATTGCAAGCGACCAGCTAATGAAACTAATGAGCCTGGGTCTGGATTATGACCAGGCTGTCAACAGAATTATACAGGGGTTTTTAAGGTAAAAAAGCGGCTGTGCTTTAAAACATGAAGATAATTCAGTTGGTTATTGTAACTTTCATAAAATAAAACAAGGGACAAAGCCATGAAAAACGAACAAACACTTTTGACAAAGTATAACATGAACGATCTCACCCTTGAAAACCGTGTCGTCATGGCCCCCATGACTCGTAGCAGAGCTGAAAAGCCGGATAATATTGCAACTGATCTTATGGCTGAGTACTATGCCCAGAGAGCGTCGGCAGGTCTCATTATTTCCGAAGGTTCCCAGATATCAAAACGGGCAGTTGGCTATATCAACACTCCTGGGATTTATTCAGATGAACAAGTGGACGGATGGAAAAAAGTGACGACTGCTGTCCATGAAAAAGGAGGAAGAATATTTCTCCAGCTGTGGCATGTGGGGCGTATGTCCCATCCTGATTTTCACAATGGTGAACTGCCACTATCGGCTTCTGCGTTAAACCCGAATGACAAGAGTTATACGCCGGAAGGTTTCAAGAATACTGTTGCCCCAAAGGAGATGACAATTGAGGAAATAAAAGAAACGATTGCTGATTACGGAAAAGCGGCTAAAAATGCCATGGCTGCAAATTTTGATGGTATTGAGATACATGCGTCCAACGGCTATCTGCTTCATCAGTTTTTTAGTAGAACTTCAAATATAAGGACTGATGAATATGGCGGTTCAAAAGAAAACAGAGCTAAAATTTTATTTGAAGTGATAGAAGAAGTGAAAAAACATATACCTGAAAATCGTATTGGGGTTAGACTAAACCCGTCGCTTCATGGCATATTTGGAATGACTTTAGATGAAGAGACTATCCCGACATTTGATTATATAGTGAATAAACTAAATAAATATGAACTTGCTTACCTGCACCTTTCAGAGCCATTTACAGATGTGACAAACGTGCCCGGGGCAGAACCTCATATAGCGAAACATTACCGCCCCATGTACAAAGGTACGCTTATGATAAATACAGCGTTTGATAGAGAAAAAGGGAACCAGGTTCTAAATGATAAACTGGCTGATCTGGTCGCCTACGGGAAGCCTTATATTTCTAATCCGGATCTGGTTGAGAGATTTGCAGCCAAAGCAGAAATAGCAGAATGGGATGAAAGTACATTTTATACCACTGGAGCGAAAGGCTATACAGATTATCCAGCGTTTAAATCCTAATTATTTTACAGATGAGAATATGCTCAAGGACGCAATGACCGCAGTTGTAAAACAGGGGAAGGCAAAATGATGCGGCATATTGCCTTTTGTGTTAAGCACCCCAAAATAAGGAATAAAAATGACCAATAACATTCACAAAAAAATCAAGGCCGTTTTGGAAAGTTCTGTTTCTAATTCAGGTTTTGACTTAAAAAATGAATCTTCAGGGCAAAGGGAGCCTGATGGAGAAAAAACGGATACGTCATCTTTCTGGAAGGATAAATATCTTCATCTGCTCGCCGACCTTGAAAATACAAAAAAACGCCTGGCACGGAGCTCTGCTCTGGAGATTGAGTATCAAAATATAGAATTATTCAAAGAGATGCTGCAGGTTGCTGACGGACTGAATCTGATCCTGGAACATGTATCCTGTGAAGACGACAGCCGGAATATTTTCCAGGGAATCAAAGGAGTTAAGAATATATTTGATAAGCTCTTTATCAAATATGATGTGGAAACAATTGATGCCCTGGGAGCGGTGTTCGACCCGAACTTACACGAAGCCCTCGGGATGGTCCGGAATCCTGAAGCAATTCACCATACCGTGGTGAGGGTTGAAAAAAAAGGCTATTTATATCACGGCAAATTGTTACGCCCGGCCCAGGTAATGGTTGCCTCAGGTTAAATTAGAGTTCTGGCTATATCCGGGACGCCCGCGCTCCCAGGTTAAGTTCTTTATTGTATTAGATTTCATATGAAAGAACCACCAACGACCTGAATTCTTTCATGGTTTATTGTGGGCACGCTAACGAACGTTCAAGGCGGCCCATGGCCGTTATTAAAAAGAAACTATCCACCAGTTACCTTGCGCATGCTGTTAATCAAATTATTCACCGAAACCGTTGCGATACCCGAATTAATATCCGACATGGCATAGGGAATGACCAGTTCATTACTATGGATGATTGAACCGCAGGAGTAGACAACGTTTGGAACATATCCTTCCCGCTCTTTTTCTGTGGGCGTCAGAAGCGGTTGTTCGAGCCGTGCAATGACCTTGCACGGATTTTCAAGATCAAGGAGGATTGCACCAATACAGTACTGCCGCATGGGACCGACACCATGGGTAAGAACGATCCAGCCTTTCTCGGTCTCTATGGGAGAGCCGCAGTTGCCGATTTGAACAAATTCCCAGGAATACTCTGGTCGCTGGATAATATGAGAGTTCTTCCAGAAGTGTAGATTTTTTGAAAACATAATATGGTTGTTTTCGCCATCCTGTCGGGACAGCATGGCAAATTGTCCGTTAATTTTCCGGGGGAACAGCGCAAACCCTTTATTTTGTGCCGCCTTTCCGTTCAGTATTGTAATTTTAAAACTAATAAAATCCTTGGTTTCAATCAGTTGGGGGAGAATAACAACCCCATTATACGCGGTATAGGTTGCATAATAGGTTGATTCGCCATTCTCATCAAAAAAATGAACAAACCTGGCATCTTCTATCCCGCGGCTTTCAGTTTTAGAAACCGGAAAGATAGCCCGCTCGGATATGCGGTGATCTGAATGGAAATCCACCTCATAATTTGAATCAGAAAGCCAGTTGATGAGCTCAAATGTTTTATTTTGCTTGTTATGGGTAAAATGAGGATGTTTATGAAGCCTTTCGATCTCACTGACCAATTGTTCTTTGCTGAATTCTTCGGGAAACGCATTGAGAACAGAGGTGCAGATATCATTATCCGCTTTCATTTCCTTGAGCTTGTGCTGAAAAAGCCTGCGCTTGTAAAATGTAGAACAGCACGGTATTCTACCTAAAATCCAGCCCAAAATCCCAATTTACAATGCCACACCGGACAAAATCAAGGTATGGGAAATTGATAAAAACCTAATGTCAAAACTTGAGCCGATTGATCCCCAGCAGTAGTCAACCGCCCATGCCTTTTATCCTCCTCCCCCCTCTGGGGGGGATAAGAGGGGGGGGCAGTCTCAAGGTGTGTGGCCTTAAAAAGTTGCTGGTCATTTAAAATGGGATTTGTTGCAAAATTTCAACGGGTGGTTTTTATTTAAAATACGATGAGTTACAGTACGATTTGTCGCACTCGATTTTACCTATAAAATCGCACTTCGAAATTTTTTCATATGAGATACAAAAATCAACCAAATAACTCATTTTGGGCAAAATAGAGTGGGATTTTCAATGGATTTTAAAGCGACAATCTACAGTCAGACAAGCCTTCAACCAAATCTCTTGTAAACGTTGCTATGCCACATTGTCTGGGCAGATAATTACCGATTACGGCAATGGATTTGATCCCCTCAACGGGGTGTTCTTTTGGTATCATTTTCGCCTCCTGTTCCGGTGGTGGGCAGCGGGGTGACATTATTCTCCCTTTTGCTGCCCAAACACTGTTTCTGTTTTTCTTGTGAAACCGTTTCTCAATAGTCAGAAGAATCTTTTGCTATATGTTCTATAATTTCTTTATCGATTACACGATAGTCTGTTATTTTCGATAGAAAATCAGCCACTTCCATGGCACCAGCACCTATCCCGCGGGATAAACAAATACAATTCTTTTGTGAAAAATGGCTGGCTGCTTTTCTTTTTGCCTGGGCTCGTTCCCATTGTCTGACTTGCGTACCGATTTTTGCCGTAATATCC
This genomic window contains:
- a CDS encoding alkene reductase, giving the protein MKNEQTLLTKYNMNDLTLENRVVMAPMTRSRAEKPDNIATDLMAEYYAQRASAGLIISEGSQISKRAVGYINTPGIYSDEQVDGWKKVTTAVHEKGGRIFLQLWHVGRMSHPDFHNGELPLSASALNPNDKSYTPEGFKNTVAPKEMTIEEIKETIADYGKAAKNAMAANFDGIEIHASNGYLLHQFFSRTSNIRTDEYGGSKENRAKILFEVIEEVKKHIPENRIGVRLNPSLHGIFGMTLDEETIPTFDYIVNKLNKYELAYLHLSEPFTDVTNVPGAEPHIAKHYRPMYKGTLMINTAFDREKGNQVLNDKLADLVAYGKPYISNPDLVERFAAKAEIAEWDESTFYTTGAKGYTDYPAFKS
- a CDS encoding SufD family Fe-S cluster assembly protein, coding for MLNAIDKQILKEVAGFEKIPKGAYNIRKNGKLLGRKVSANIDIRTHEKKSGIIVKIAPGTKNESLHIPVILSQAGLHDIVYNTFIIGEDADVTIIAGCGIHCGSSEPEGHSGIHEFVIKKNARMVYVEKHTAIGSGTGKRTLNPTTKVVLEENAKAEMELTQLQGVDHATRKSEAVVGPAASLKITERVMTDNNQIAISKNDVVLSGVDSRANIVSRSVIKGSSSQNFEITLTAEARCYGHIECDAIIMDNGISQTIPALKALHPDAEMTHEASIGKIASDQLMKLMSLGLDYDQAVNRIIQGFLR
- a CDS encoding thiamine pyrophosphate-dependent enzyme; translated protein: MVILKDFNSDYQNQWCPGCGNFGILEAMKDALTKQGIPPEKILLISGIGQAAKTPHFLNCNMFHSLHGRALPLALGAKLANHDLKIIVNSGDGDCYGEGGNHFMHAIRRNTDLTLLVHNNQVYGLTKGQASPTSGFGMTTALQPDGVISEPFNGPAVALSLGAGFVARGFSGNKDHLSDLIQKAMSHKGLSLIDIMQPCVSFNKTNTFEWYKERTYEADNPEPDNFTQAMKMAMEWGDAIPIGIFYQTKKPDFTSRIKGLENGPLIFRDYDPEKANAILQDS
- a CDS encoding glycoside hydrolase family 130 protein, with translation MKADNDICTSVLNAFPEEFSKEQLVSEIERLHKHPHFTHNKQNKTFELINWLSDSNYEVDFHSDHRISERAIFPVSKTESRGIEDARFVHFFDENGESTYYATYTAYNGVVILPQLIETKDFISFKITILNGKAAQNKGFALFPRKINGQFAMLSRQDGENNHIMFSKNLHFWKNSHIIQRPEYSWEFVQIGNCGSPIETEKGWIVLTHGVGPMRQYCIGAILLDLENPCKVIARLEQPLLTPTEKEREGYVPNVVYSCGSIIHSNELVIPYAMSDINSGIATVSVNNLINSMRKVTGG
- the hflC gene encoding protease modulator HflC, whose amino-acid sequence is MKFTLKAVTIAIAMATVILLYGGLYTLEEGLQAIVVQFGRPVGEPITEAGLHMKLPFVQEVRRFEKRLLIWDGDPNQVPTKGREFIWVDTTARWRIADAKKFLENVASEEGAQSRLNDILDSVVRDQVSSSELVELVRSASWEVPEGEALKEIPKEREAELKREIARGREEITRTILTEAQKIIPQYGIELVDMRIKRLDYVESVREKVYERMISERKRIAAQFRSEGEGRSAEILGTMEKELRRIRSTAYRQVQEVQGKADAEATQIYGQAYNKNPEFYAFLQTLESYKKKTNKNSVLILTTDSDFYQYIKQASPSGIHPARDLESGGF
- the hflK gene encoding FtsH protease activity modulator HflK — its product is MIEQNHPPEGSKPTLSDVLKEILQQFNRFKGGPVLILVVGVIVVVLWTAWFTVQPEETGIVQRFGKVMRTAGPGLHFKLPYGIEKVRLLPTARVLKEEFGFQTVLVSTVPGQKTRYDTSGNYKDESLMLTGDLNVIDVQWIVQYRIEDPIRYLFQVRDTSKTIRDTSEAVMRRAVGNRLGSDVLTTGRVAVASEAKIEIQKILTAYNSGVRLVTVELQDVTPPDTVKPAFNEVNESRQDKEQTINKAQEQANREIPKARGGWRPKASVRPKVMLWNA
- a CDS encoding desulfoferrodoxin: MAKRIEVYKCDVCGNIVEMLHGGDGELVCCGQPMKLQTENTVDAAKEKHVPVIEKVSGGVKVKVGSVAHPMEEKHSIEWIEIIADGKIYRQFLNPGDKPEATFQIKAEKIQAREYCNLHGLWSA
- a CDS encoding nucleotide exchange factor GrpE, encoding MTNNIHKKIKAVLESSVSNSGFDLKNESSGQREPDGEKTDTSSFWKDKYLHLLADLENTKKRLARSSALEIEYQNIELFKEMLQVADGLNLILEHVSCEDDSRNIFQGIKGVKNIFDKLFIKYDVETIDALGAVFDPNLHEALGMVRNPEAIHHTVVRVEKKGYLYHGKLLRPAQVMVASG
- a CDS encoding ATP-binding cassette domain-containing protein, whose protein sequence is MLELQNLSFEVPGIENGSDIIAGRSIINDISFTFESGKIYAVTGPNGSGKSTLAKLIMGIHAPSRGMIRFMDEDITDMAIDERSRAGIAYGFQHSARFKGITFRDLLAIASGQDDEDTLVRILSRVGICSMDFLDKPVDAKLSGGEIKKIEMATIIARSPKLAIYDEPDTGIDLWTIQPMVDLIRRENRENNTTTIVVSHNKAFLEAADTLLLIKGGKIAYTGDIDGAKVMLDDQGICTLNDLCREENNAECYR